From Flavobacterium alkalisoli, the proteins below share one genomic window:
- a CDS encoding TlpA disulfide reductase family protein, which produces MKKILAVTAVLLTLMSFKMIEYKGNEYKISGTISADFNGKKIYLAETVDKSIKKLDSVVVKKGAFTFTGESEKPQQRLLYIEDKLEDGQIGLFIEKGTITVKVNTQDIPKSVVGGTLNNDALNKLNIIIADLGKKEEAFKDTHFENFNQAKASGDIETQNRIAKEYEALTAEKNKSYTAFIEQNPNSIICLELFPIILNDQNAKAKEIKPVFDKLPAESKQTEMGQKIDAYLNQMLVKEKAMEATEVGKKCPDFSAATPDGKTFSLKQAMGKVTVIDFWASWCGPCRKENPNVVAMYNELHGKGLNIIGVSLDNNAAKWQGAIDKDNLTWYHISNLQGWDEPIAKEFGVSSIPATVILDKNGTIVARNLRGEELKAKVLELLNQ; this is translated from the coding sequence ATGAAAAAAATACTTGCAGTTACAGCAGTACTTTTAACCCTTATGTCTTTCAAGATGATTGAGTATAAAGGTAATGAGTATAAAATATCAGGAACCATAAGTGCCGACTTTAACGGTAAAAAAATATATCTGGCAGAGACTGTTGATAAATCCATAAAGAAACTGGACTCGGTAGTAGTAAAAAAAGGAGCTTTTACTTTTACCGGAGAATCAGAAAAACCTCAACAGCGCCTGTTATATATTGAAGACAAACTTGAGGATGGACAAATAGGTCTTTTCATAGAAAAAGGTACTATTACTGTAAAAGTAAATACTCAGGACATACCTAAATCGGTTGTAGGCGGTACACTTAATAATGATGCTTTAAACAAGCTTAACATAATAATTGCCGACTTAGGTAAAAAAGAAGAAGCTTTTAAAGATACTCATTTTGAAAACTTTAATCAGGCTAAAGCTTCGGGAGACATTGAGACCCAAAACAGAATTGCGAAGGAATATGAAGCCCTGACGGCAGAAAAAAACAAATCATATACTGCTTTTATAGAACAAAATCCTAACAGTATTATTTGTCTGGAGTTATTCCCAATAATACTTAACGATCAAAATGCAAAAGCTAAAGAGATAAAGCCGGTATTTGATAAACTGCCTGCCGAATCAAAACAAACGGAAATGGGGCAGAAAATAGATGCCTACCTTAACCAGATGCTGGTAAAAGAAAAAGCTATGGAAGCTACAGAAGTGGGTAAAAAATGTCCTGACTTTAGCGCTGCAACACCCGATGGCAAAACTTTTTCGCTTAAACAGGCAATGGGCAAAGTAACCGTTATCGATTTTTGGGCTTCATGGTGTGGCCCGTGCCGTAAAGAAAACCCTAACGTAGTGGCTATGTACAACGAACTCCACGGTAAAGGTCTTAATATAATTGGCGTTTCACTGGATAATAATGCTGCTAAGTGGCAGGGCGCTATAGATAAGGATAACCTTACCTGGTACCACATTTCTAACCTTCAGGGTTGGGATGAGCCTATCGCGAAGGAGTTCGGAGTAAGCTCTATTCCGGCTACCGTAATTTTAGATAAAAACGGTACTATCGTAGCACGCAACCTTAGAGGCGAAGAACTTAAAGCTAAAGTATTAGAGCTGTTAAACCAGTAA
- a CDS encoding cation diffusion facilitator family transporter, producing the protein MLEENTNVKKAIRATYFSIIGNALLALLKGAAGFFGNSYALIADAIESTTDIFSSILVLFGIKYSTRPADENHPYGHGRAEALITFIVVGFLITAATVIAYESILNIQTPHDLPKSWTLFVLGAIIIWKEISFRLVLKKSKETNSSALKADAWHHRSDAITSIAAFIGISIALFCGKGFESADDWAALFASGFIIYNSYLIFRPALGEIMDEHLYDDVVEEIRKAALKVNGILGTEKCFVRKTGMVYHVELHAIVSANITVKEGHKLAHNLEDYLRRDIPGMGRILIHVEPDDYS; encoded by the coding sequence ATGTTAGAAGAAAACACAAATGTAAAGAAAGCCATAAGGGCTACCTATTTCAGCATAATAGGCAATGCGTTGCTTGCATTGCTAAAGGGCGCAGCAGGTTTTTTTGGTAATTCCTATGCGCTTATAGCCGACGCTATTGAGTCGACTACCGATATCTTTTCTTCTATACTGGTATTATTTGGTATAAAATATTCTACCCGCCCGGCTGATGAAAACCATCCGTACGGACACGGAAGGGCAGAAGCGCTTATTACCTTTATTGTGGTGGGCTTTTTAATTACGGCGGCCACAGTAATTGCTTATGAGAGTATACTGAATATACAAACGCCACACGACCTGCCGAAAAGCTGGACGCTTTTTGTATTGGGTGCCATTATTATCTGGAAAGAGATTTCCTTTAGGCTGGTGCTTAAAAAGAGTAAGGAAACTAACAGCTCTGCCCTTAAGGCAGATGCATGGCACCATCGTAGTGATGCCATTACATCTATAGCGGCGTTTATAGGTATTTCCATAGCGCTTTTTTGCGGTAAAGGATTTGAATCGGCCGACGACTGGGCAGCTCTTTTTGCTTCCGGATTTATTATCTACAACAGTTATCTTATTTTCCGCCCTGCACTGGGTGAGATAATGGATGAGCACCTGTATGATGATGTGGTGGAAGAGATAAGGAAAGCAGCGCTAAAGGTAAACGGCATACTGGGAACCGAAAAGTGCTTTGTAAGGAAAACGGGTATGGTATACCATGTGGAGCTTCATGCCATTGTTAGCGCAAATATAACGGTGAAGGAAGGGCATAAGCTGGCCCATAACCTTGAAGACTATTTAAGAAGGGATATTCCTGGTATGGGGCGTATACTTATACATGTAGAACCTGATGATTACAGCTGA
- a CDS encoding T9SS type A sorting domain-containing protein encodes MKNITTFLTAIFLLALHCATAQTARVQVIHNCADLAAQTVDVYLNGTILLDNFAFRTATPFVDAPAGEAISIVVAPGDSSSAADGIYTLNTTLTENETYILVANGIVSSTGYSPNQSFELSVFSGARETALSAGTDILVNHGATDAPAVDAVETSIPAGTVINDLSYPSFTSDYLELATQDYILDITDQTGMTVIASYQVPLATLNLEGAALTVLASGFLDPSMNSEGPAFGLWVATAEGGDLIELPLANQTARVQVLHNAADLAAQTVDVYLNETLLLDDFAFRTASPFVDAPAGEEITFSIAPSNSSSVNDNIYSVNVTLEADGTYIVVANGIVSDSGYSPSQPFGLFVYTMAREMASMETNTDVLVFHGATDAPIVDVQAVGAGTIVDDLQYSNFNDYLELPTADYIISIATADGETIVASYQAPLSTLALEGQSLTVLASGFLDPSANSDGPSFGLWAATSAGGAMLELPLTTLNTNEFETKRISVYPNPAADNITITGYDFTANLTHRVYDAFGRQVVNTTGNTIDVSGLSEGIYIVKSTNGSITREQKIIVKR; translated from the coding sequence ATGAAAAATATTACAACATTTCTGACAGCTATCTTTCTTTTAGCTCTTCACTGTGCCACAGCACAGACAGCCCGTGTACAGGTAATTCATAATTGTGCTGATCTTGCCGCACAAACCGTTGATGTATACCTGAATGGTACTATACTTCTTGATAACTTTGCCTTCAGGACCGCAACACCTTTTGTTGATGCTCCGGCAGGTGAGGCAATATCCATAGTGGTGGCGCCTGGTGACAGTTCTTCTGCTGCTGATGGTATTTACACGCTAAACACTACACTAACCGAAAACGAAACCTACATCTTGGTGGCTAATGGTATTGTCAGTAGTACCGGTTACAGTCCAAACCAGTCCTTTGAACTTTCTGTTTTCAGCGGTGCACGTGAAACGGCCCTCTCTGCCGGAACCGATATACTGGTAAATCACGGGGCTACGGATGCTCCTGCTGTGGATGCAGTAGAAACAAGTATACCGGCCGGTACTGTTATTAATGACCTCTCCTATCCTTCATTTACCTCCGACTATCTGGAACTGGCAACCCAGGACTACATACTGGATATAACAGACCAGACAGGTATGACTGTTATAGCCTCTTACCAGGTGCCTTTAGCAACCCTAAATCTTGAGGGTGCAGCGCTTACTGTTTTGGCCAGTGGTTTTCTTGATCCTTCTATGAACAGTGAGGGCCCGGCCTTTGGACTATGGGTAGCTACTGCTGAAGGCGGGGACCTGATTGAACTTCCCCTTGCCAATCAAACAGCGCGTGTACAGGTGCTTCACAATGCTGCCGACCTTGCCGCTCAAACTGTAGATGTTTATCTTAACGAAACACTCCTGCTGGATGATTTTGCATTCAGGACAGCATCTCCTTTTGTTGACGCACCGGCAGGTGAAGAGATAACTTTTAGTATTGCTCCTTCAAACAGTTCCTCAGTTAATGATAATATTTACTCGGTTAATGTAACCCTGGAGGCTGACGGAACATATATTGTAGTGGCTAACGGGATTGTAAGCGATTCAGGATACAGCCCTTCTCAACCCTTTGGCCTATTTGTCTACACTATGGCAAGGGAGATGGCATCAATGGAAACAAATACCGATGTATTAGTATTCCACGGAGCAACAGATGCCCCTATTGTTGATGTGCAGGCTGTTGGTGCAGGTACCATTGTGGATGATTTACAGTACAGCAACTTTAATGATTATTTAGAGCTACCTACAGCCGATTACATAATTAGCATAGCAACAGCAGACGGTGAAACAATTGTGGCTTCCTATCAAGCACCATTAAGCACATTGGCACTGGAAGGACAATCCCTGACGGTATTGGCAAGTGGTTTTTTAGACCCTTCGGCAAACAGTGATGGTCCGTCTTTTGGCTTATGGGCAGCCACCAGTGCAGGAGGAGCCATGCTTGAGTTACCACTTACAACCTTAAATACTAATGAGTTTGAGACAAAAAGAATCAGTGTATATCCAAACCCTGCTGCAGATAACATTACCATAACAGGATATGACTTTACTGCAAACCTTACTCACCGCGTATACGACGCTTTTGGAAGACAGGTAGTAAACACAACAGGTAACACTATAGATGTATCAGGGCTTTCTGAAGGTATTTATATAGTTAAGTCAACAAACGGAAGCATAACCCGTGAACAAAAAATAATAGTTAAAAGGTAG
- a CDS encoding TlpA disulfide reductase family protein, with protein MKKIFALTITLLVFFSFKYRTGNEYTIHGRVDSSFNGKKVYLAHNNTLSIIRDSCIIEKGKFLFNGVTEAPIAYALYFEGLERDNKVLLYLEKGDIKVNVNSKDISQSVVGGTLNNDALEKYRLLLSDTEKKHTAFMEKNSEKARRAEKENDTQTLMKITNEFMALYDEYIDARNSFLEKKPNSIVSADILLETFLESDGISITEIKTSFDKLGADAKESEAGKKLNILINRKLEGQITIKKILDSGKFPDFSGQTPNGKTLTLQQVLGKVTVIYFWASWDEASRERKSELIDLYNELHGKGLTIIGVSLDQDSEKWKNAVKEDKLVWHNISNLKGWDDPIVKKLGIYSIPTLIVLDKNGKLRFQSYAYWDEEIKINIIGLLDE; from the coding sequence ATGAAAAAAATATTTGCTTTAACTATAACCCTATTAGTCTTTTTTTCTTTTAAATATAGAACTGGTAACGAATACACAATACATGGAAGAGTTGATTCTTCTTTTAATGGTAAAAAAGTATACCTTGCACATAATAATACTTTAAGTATTATCAGAGATTCCTGCATTATAGAAAAAGGGAAATTCTTATTTAACGGTGTAACAGAAGCCCCTATAGCATATGCACTTTATTTTGAGGGTTTAGAAAGAGACAACAAAGTACTTTTGTATTTGGAAAAAGGCGATATTAAGGTAAATGTAAATAGTAAAGATATATCCCAATCAGTTGTAGGCGGTACTTTAAATAATGATGCTTTAGAAAAATACAGGTTGTTACTAAGCGACACAGAAAAAAAACACACAGCTTTTATGGAGAAAAACTCTGAAAAAGCAAGAAGGGCGGAAAAAGAAAATGACACACAGACCCTAATGAAAATTACCAATGAGTTTATGGCCTTGTATGATGAATATATAGATGCCCGTAACTCTTTTTTAGAAAAAAAACCTAACAGTATTGTAAGTGCTGATATATTATTGGAAACCTTTCTTGAAAGTGACGGGATTTCGATAACAGAAATAAAAACATCTTTCGATAAACTGGGAGCAGATGCTAAAGAATCTGAAGCCGGTAAAAAGCTGAACATCTTAATAAACAGAAAACTGGAAGGACAAATTACTATAAAGAAAATTCTTGACAGTGGCAAATTTCCTGACTTTAGCGGTCAAACACCTAACGGAAAAACACTTACACTTCAACAGGTTTTGGGCAAAGTCACTGTTATTTACTTTTGGGCATCATGGGATGAAGCGTCCCGTGAGAGAAAATCTGAATTGATAGATTTATATAATGAGCTTCATGGCAAAGGTCTCACCATTATAGGTGTATCACTTGATCAGGACAGTGAAAAATGGAAAAATGCCGTAAAGGAAGACAAGTTAGTGTGGCATAATATTTCTAATCTAAAAGGTTGGGATGATCCAATTGTTAAAAAATTAGGCATATATTCTATTCCTACTCTTATAGTTCTCGATAAGAACGGAAAATTAAGATTCCAATCTTATGCTTATTGGGATGAAGAGATTAAAATAAATATAATTGGGCTGCTTGACGAGTAG
- a CDS encoding TlpA disulfide reductase family protein produces MKKFLPVAVVLLTLMSFTVIEGIGEYKISGTIDSSFNGKYMYLKESAHIGNMTTIDSALITKGKFTFKGISETPKECFLVIEGKEQEGSVILYTEEGNITVNVNKDTLFNSIVTGTFNNDVMHKFNKLSNEIGKLEKTFIDKNMGEFNKAEVESDTATINRVIEEHQNMIKENNRKYIAFIEENTNALVTIKAFVRLFSDQDKKSSDIKPLFDKLSAQVKETNLGKKMAEHLTKMAEIETAQAKVAINKIAPDFSAPTPKGKILSLKEVMGKVTIIDFWASWCGPCRKENPKVVAMYNELHDKGLNIVSVSLDQDKTKWKEAIKADELTWYQVSNLKGWGEPIAKEYGINGIPATFILDASGKIVAKNLRGEELKAKVKELLAQ; encoded by the coding sequence ATGAAAAAATTCCTTCCAGTTGCAGTAGTACTTTTAACGCTTATGTCTTTTACAGTAATTGAAGGCATTGGAGAATATAAAATATCCGGTACCATAGACTCTTCCTTTAATGGGAAATACATGTACCTAAAAGAATCAGCACATATAGGTAATATGACTACTATAGACTCCGCTTTAATCACTAAAGGTAAATTTACTTTTAAAGGAATCTCTGAAACACCAAAAGAGTGCTTCCTTGTTATTGAAGGCAAAGAGCAGGAAGGATCTGTTATTTTATATACTGAAGAAGGAAATATTACTGTAAACGTCAATAAGGATACCTTGTTTAATTCTATAGTTACAGGAACATTTAATAACGATGTCATGCATAAGTTTAATAAACTTTCCAATGAAATTGGTAAGCTTGAAAAAACTTTTATTGATAAGAATATGGGAGAATTTAATAAGGCGGAAGTTGAAAGCGATACCGCTACTATAAACAGGGTTATTGAAGAACATCAAAACATGATAAAAGAAAACAATAGGAAATATATTGCTTTCATAGAAGAAAACACTAATGCTCTTGTTACCATTAAAGCTTTCGTTCGGTTATTCTCAGATCAGGATAAAAAATCTTCTGATATTAAACCGTTATTTGATAAACTTTCTGCACAGGTTAAAGAAACAAACCTTGGTAAAAAAATGGCTGAGCACCTAACTAAAATGGCTGAAATAGAAACTGCCCAAGCTAAAGTTGCTATAAATAAAATAGCTCCTGATTTTTCTGCTCCCACACCCAAAGGGAAAATCTTATCCCTTAAAGAAGTCATGGGAAAAGTTACAATAATCGACTTTTGGGCTTCATGGTGCGGACCTTGTCGCAAAGAAAACCCTAAGGTAGTGGCTATGTACAACGAACTTCATGATAAAGGACTTAATATTGTTAGTGTTTCTCTTGACCAAGATAAGACCAAATGGAAAGAAGCTATAAAAGCAGATGAACTTACATGGTATCAGGTTTCTAACCTTAAGGGTTGGGGCGAGCCTATCGCTAAAGAATATGGTATAAACGGTATCCCTGCAACTTTCATACTTGATGCTTCAGGTAAAATTGTTGCTAAAAACCTTAGAGGCGAAGAACTTAAAGCTAAAGTAAAAGAGCTTTTAGCTCAGTAA
- a CDS encoding FAD-binding domain-containing protein, which produces MMVFSQKYNEIVNRIAAINPVVYSQTRNYTNGAVSLLSPYISRGVVSTKFIYAVIRNKYSAKESETFLKELLWREYFQRLLQNNKDVFSPLSLPSNSEQVLPNALMQASTGIIAIDFSIAELYKTGYMHNHVRMYTAAVCNMAGYYYYAPAQWMYYHLLDGDVASNYYSWQWVYGLRNGKKYIANQENINRFCGTSQKDTFLDYSYQELEKVNSIKALSESSNVSFTTLLPENQDLKINSAPILLYNSYNLDPTWHSDKEVNRILLLEPSHFKKYPVSEKVLNFILQLAGNIKNIQVYVGEYSDLKEKYNNTFITKEHPLFNYKDALTEQREWLADDVTESFSSYSKYLKTVKNDYNEYFS; this is translated from the coding sequence ATGATGGTATTCTCCCAAAAATATAACGAAATAGTAAATCGAATAGCTGCAATAAATCCTGTAGTATATTCCCAAACGAGAAATTATACTAATGGCGCTGTTTCACTACTCTCGCCCTATATTTCGCGAGGTGTGGTAAGCACAAAATTTATTTATGCCGTCATACGGAATAAATATAGTGCTAAGGAATCCGAAACATTTTTAAAAGAGCTCTTATGGAGGGAGTACTTTCAAAGATTATTACAAAATAATAAAGACGTTTTCAGCCCTCTGTCCCTCCCCTCAAACTCTGAGCAGGTACTGCCTAACGCACTAATGCAGGCATCAACCGGTATAATTGCAATAGATTTTAGTATTGCAGAACTTTACAAAACAGGTTATATGCACAATCATGTACGGATGTATACGGCTGCTGTTTGCAACATGGCGGGCTATTACTACTACGCACCGGCACAGTGGATGTACTATCACCTGCTGGACGGGGATGTGGCAAGTAATTATTACAGCTGGCAATGGGTTTACGGTTTGCGCAACGGGAAAAAATACATAGCTAACCAGGAAAATATTAACAGGTTTTGCGGAACATCGCAAAAAGATACTTTTTTAGATTACTCGTATCAGGAGCTTGAAAAAGTAAACAGTATAAAAGCACTCTCTGAAAGCAGCAATGTAAGCTTTACTACCCTGCTCCCTGAAAATCAAGATTTAAAAATTAACAGTGCTCCTATACTCCTGTACAACTCGTATAATCTGGATCCGACCTGGCATTCTGATAAAGAGGTAAACCGCATTCTACTGCTGGAACCTTCGCATTTTAAAAAATACCCGGTAAGTGAAAAAGTACTGAACTTTATTTTACAGCTCGCCGGTAACATAAAAAACATACAGGTCTATGTTGGTGAATATAGTGACCTGAAAGAAAAGTACAACAACACATTTATCACAAAAGAGCATCCGTTATTCAATTACAAAGATGCCCTGACAGAACAAAGGGAATGGTTAGCCGATGATGTGACAGAAAGCTTTAGTTCCTATTCAAAATACCTTAAAACAGTAAAAAACGATTATAATGAATACTTCAGTTAA
- a CDS encoding TlpA disulfide reductase family protein — translation MKKFLVFALTAALAVSCNKLKENEYEISGTIDPSFNGKQVFLKEQAENPMSPMTALDTAVVENGKFTFKGISETPKERLIFIEGKDQDGAVFVYTEEGHIAVEVNKDTLFNSVVSGTLNNDAQTKYTKLAKEAGKGDKEFQEKNMELFNKAKAENDTVTQNRIIKEYQNMSKENNKKYVAFIEENPNALVTIKAFPPLFNDQDKKAADIQALYDKLSPEVKETDLGKKIGDHLTKMAEMEAAQAKVAEGTMAPDFSAATPDGKTLSLKEAMGKVTIIDFWASWCGPCRQENPNVVAMYNELHGKGLNIIGVSLDQDAAKWKDAIAADKLTWQHISHLKGWEDPIAKEYGVNGIPATFILDASGKIVAKNLRGEELKAKVKELLAQ, via the coding sequence ATGAAAAAATTCCTTGTATTTGCTCTTACTGCTGCCTTAGCCGTATCGTGCAACAAGCTTAAAGAAAACGAGTACGAAATCTCTGGTACCATAGACCCTTCCTTTAACGGTAAGCAGGTTTTCCTTAAAGAACAGGCTGAAAACCCTATGAGTCCTATGACAGCTCTTGATACAGCTGTGGTTGAAAATGGTAAATTCACATTTAAGGGAATTTCTGAAACACCAAAAGAGCGTCTTATCTTTATTGAAGGTAAAGATCAGGATGGTGCTGTTTTTGTTTATACAGAAGAAGGACATATTGCTGTAGAAGTTAATAAAGATACCCTTTTCAACTCTGTAGTTTCGGGTACGCTTAACAACGACGCTCAAACTAAATACACTAAACTTGCTAAAGAAGCAGGAAAAGGTGACAAAGAATTCCAGGAAAAAAACATGGAATTATTTAACAAAGCTAAAGCTGAAAACGATACTGTTACTCAAAACAGAATCATAAAAGAATACCAGAACATGAGCAAAGAAAACAACAAGAAATATGTTGCTTTCATAGAAGAAAACCCTAATGCTCTTGTTACAATCAAAGCTTTCCCTCCTCTATTTAATGATCAGGACAAAAAAGCTGCTGATATCCAGGCATTATACGATAAGCTTTCTCCTGAGGTTAAGGAAACTGACCTTGGTAAAAAAATTGGTGACCACCTAACTAAAATGGCTGAAATGGAAGCTGCTCAGGCTAAAGTTGCCGAAGGTACAATGGCTCCTGATTTTTCTGCTGCTACACCAGACGGAAAAACACTTTCACTAAAAGAAGCTATGGGTAAAGTTACTATTATCGACTTTTGGGCTTCATGGTGTGGTCCATGCCGTCAGGAAAATCCTAACGTAGTGGCTATGTACAACGAACTTCACGGTAAAGGCCTTAACATTATAGGTGTATCTCTTGATCAGGACGCTGCAAAATGGAAAGATGCTATCGCTGCAGATAAACTTACGTGGCAGCACATTTCTCACCTTAAAGGTTGGGAAGATCCTATCGCTAAAGAATATGGTGTAAATGGTATACCTGCAACTTTCATACTTGATGCATCTGGTAAAATTGTTGCTAAAAACCTAAGAGGCGAAGAACTTAAAGCTAAAGTAAAAGAGCTTTTAGCTCAGTAA
- a CDS encoding DUF2231 domain-containing protein: protein MWRTELFHPLIVHLPVVTLLLASAAGLLRLSAKGNSEFLGKLTFVMLVIGVISGWAGIYSGQLAYNVEVRKICDPKVLQNHQYWSYVSLIVYTVVLIIKMLKKYIAAFNALIINVLIVILLIAGGTALGYAGHLGASVVYEQGAGVHKPADDCSDYNPD from the coding sequence ATGTGGAGAACAGAACTGTTTCATCCGCTTATAGTCCATTTACCTGTAGTTACCCTGCTGCTAGCGTCAGCAGCGGGGCTGCTCAGGCTTTCGGCTAAAGGCAACAGCGAATTTTTAGGTAAACTAACTTTTGTAATGCTGGTTATAGGCGTTATATCGGGTTGGGCGGGTATTTACAGCGGCCAGCTTGCCTATAATGTTGAGGTGCGCAAAATATGCGACCCCAAAGTATTGCAAAATCATCAGTACTGGAGCTATGTATCGCTCATAGTGTATACGGTGGTACTTATAATAAAGATGCTAAAAAAGTATATTGCTGCATTTAATGCATTAATTATTAATGTTTTAATTGTAATTTTATTGATAGCGGGAGGAACAGCATTAGGCTATGCAGGCCATTTAGGTGCTTCTGTTGTTTATGAACAGGGAGCCGGGGTGCATAAGCCTGCCGATGACTGTTCTGACTACAATCCCGATTAG
- a CDS encoding alpha/beta fold hydrolase, whose product MKANLIIIQGNNLNYNYKNNYPGRPTLVFLHDSLGCVELWRDFPEKLGKLTQCNVLVYDRLGYGKSDAMPDVPRPITYMEPQADALHDLLAALNISSPILFGHSDGGTIALLTAAKYPETITAVIAEAAHIFVEEITLNGIRDAAEAYKNTNLKQRLEKYHGTNTDILFRAWTQTWTRPDFRDWNITGFLPTITCPLLAIQGTDDEFGSLEQVNGIVNNVSGKVEKQLLPATGHTPHKETPEETLRLSAAFIKSIQ is encoded by the coding sequence ATGAAAGCAAACCTTATCATTATACAGGGAAACAACTTAAACTATAACTATAAAAACAATTATCCGGGCAGGCCTACACTTGTATTCCTGCACGACTCTTTAGGATGTGTTGAGCTTTGGAGGGACTTTCCAGAAAAGCTTGGCAAACTTACCCAATGCAATGTTTTAGTGTACGACAGGCTGGGTTACGGAAAATCGGATGCAATGCCTGATGTTCCAAGACCAATAACTTATATGGAACCTCAGGCCGATGCCTTACATGATTTGCTTGCAGCACTTAATATAAGCTCCCCTATCCTGTTTGGGCATAGCGATGGTGGCACCATAGCCCTGCTGACCGCAGCAAAGTATCCCGAAACGATAACCGCTGTTATAGCAGAAGCTGCCCATATATTTGTGGAAGAAATTACCCTTAACGGAATAAGGGACGCTGCCGAAGCCTATAAAAACACCAACCTTAAACAACGTTTGGAAAAATACCACGGCACCAATACAGATATCCTTTTTAGGGCTTGGACACAAACCTGGACACGCCCCGATTTCAGGGATTGGAATATAACGGGCTTCCTTCCTACAATTACCTGTCCGCTTCTGGCTATTCAGGGAACAGATGATGAATTCGGCAGTCTGGAACAGGTTAACGGAATAGTAAACAATGTATCCGGCAAGGTAGAAAAACAGTTACTACCCGCCACCGGACATACACCACATAAGGAAACTCCGGAAGAGACTTTACGCTTGTCCGCAGCATTTATAAAGAGTATTCAGTAA